In Trichoderma breve strain T069 chromosome 4, whole genome shotgun sequence, the following proteins share a genomic window:
- a CDS encoding RNA recognition motif domain-containing protein: MSASRSDHLALGYSSHSASQNRSNSPSATNSPIDPLSAPTRSVFGLAGGMNSSSIIASNTRSGAGSPSHEMAASSRLYSKRAREIQAQEGVPGLPLNPWGGPPTSGNSTPLRENIPESPTDGFPDFVQLPTPETLPPTRRARAGTVPSRFPGGIGNNLLAVPGLPAKSARVTPSQSPFNKSPSPNLEPPESNNPGTSTLLSRLRAGSMPQRSPFANLPTSASPFGPSIFSSWNPSGLGRERGSTLASIASVGSNGPSSPAQSQFSREGGGESDVHMRTLDYLGLAETPQPARAQLATPSYISNFDMTRHASRFRSYSVNNKDKYADEDEDDYDADMPMDSQYAALQDQLAATQAAIHNHNMAVRAFATQATRPRARTAGVLDTPGSRLVGTYGNNQAGAGTNSITTAEIRLQDEKEYDDISQAVAGMNLGRSNSRNAGHLNPEEQGLDGPTSALWLGGIPTSTTTSTLVEMFKSHGPILSARVLTHKNCGFVNFERVESAVSAKASMNGKEIFPGAGPIRINFAKPPSASNTPGHDGAFPSPSPDPYGKTQDIGKGALAAGPGESASAAAGALTSATPTLPPLRDMVTDILDIVGEFGATDEDKARISKTLQSAVQYNSYVEEIPPVREPTHTRVHDAPKLRDIRKRIDNQMLSQAEIESIAVDMLPEIAELSSDYLGNTVVQKLFDHCSDQLRDAMLAEIAPHLAEIGIHKNGTWAAQKIIDVCKTPSQLSIIVENLRPYAVPLFLDQYGNYVLQGCLKFGAPYTDFIFEAMLSRMWEVSQGRYGARAMRACLESHHATKDQQRMLAAAIALHSVQLATNANGALLLTWFLDTCTFSNRRHVLSPRLIPYLVPLCTHKVAYLTVLKVINQKNETEARDNILKRLFISPNDQVLEAILSDQACGATFIFKVLTTPFFEETMRLEVTENVKNVLVRIKAQANQGYKRLMDEVGLSTRTAGPNRDASTHAEQRQRPTSSRQTNGQQHGQQGGQPNKAFYNGTSGGSSNYETGHTQQRGDNADSGAPPYPAFNQGMMYNGPNGPMPPAMGVPQLQYQQGMMNRGNPQMNYPFPPMQPGFGGYGNPGQPVDQYRQQNMPNGSPMQPPAGGQPPYGPPPGFGMVGGYGYGGNMGGMPNMGYMQQQEQVNGRRGRVRPSSSNRQGRNNY, encoded by the exons ATGTCAGCTTCCAGATCCGACCATTTGGCACTCGGCTATTCCTCGCACTCTGCCAGCCAAAACCGTTCCAACTCTCCCTCCGCCACAAACTCGCCAATCGATCCCCTGTCGGCTCCGACGAGATCAGtctttggccttgctggcggcATGAACTCAAGTAGCATTATAGCTAGCAACACGCGATCCGGGGCTGGTTCTCCGTCGCACGAGATGGCGGCTTCTAGCCGGCTCTATTCCAAAAG gGCCCGCGAGAttcaagctcaagaaggtgTTCCTGGCCTCCCTCTCAACCCTTGGGGCGGGCCACCGACAAGTGGGAACTCGACTCCTCTCCGAGAAAACATCCCCGAGTCTCCCACCGACGGCTTTCCAGACTTTGTTCAGCTACCTACGCCCGAGACTTTGCCTCCCACCAGACGGGCTCGAGCTGGTACCGTACCCTCGCGATTCCCcggtggcattggcaacAATCTGCTAGCCGTACCTGGGCTGCCAGCCAAGTCTGCTCGCGTTACGCCTTCTCAGAGCCCGTTCAACAAGTCGCCATCCCCCAATCTTGAACCGCCTGAGAGCAATAACCCCGGTACCTCGACTCTTCTCTCCAGGCTTCGTGCTGGGTCTATGCCACAGCGTAGCCCATTCGCCAACCTGCCTACTTCGGCCTCGCCTTTTGGCCCCTcaatcttcagcagctggaaCCCCTCTGGTCTTGGCCGCGAACGAGGCTCTACTCTAGCTAGCATCGCCAGTGTTGGTTCCAACGGCCCGAGCTCGCCAGCCCAGTCTCAATTCTCCAGAGAAGGCGGCGGAGAGTCCGACGTGCACATGCGGACTCTGGACTACCTTGGTCTTGCTGAAACCCCACAACCCGCAAGAGCTCAACTTGCCACGCCATCTTACATTTCCAACTTCGACATGACCCGGCACGCCAGTCGCTTCCGCTCCTACTCTGTCAACAACAAGGACAAGTATgctgacgaggacgaggatgactACGACGCCGATATGCCAATGGACAGCCAGTACGCCGCGCTGCAGGATCAACTGGCTGCCACTCAAGCAGCCATCCACAACCACAACATGGCTGTCCGGGCCTTTGCGACTCAGGCCACACGGCCGCGTGCCCGTACCGCTGGTGTCTTGGATACTCCGGGAAGCCGCTTGGTGGGAACCTACGGCAACAACCAAGCTGGCGCAGGCACCAACTCCATCACCACGGCTGAGATTCGCTTGCAGGATGAGAAGGAGTACGACGACATCTCACAGGCAGTCGCTGGCATGAACCTGGGACGATCCAACAGCCGCAATGCTGGCCATCTGAATCCCGAAGAGCAGGGTCTCGATGGACCAACCAGCGCTCTTTGGCTTGGTGGTATTCCCacatccaccaccacctctaCTCTTGTCGAAATGTTCAAGTCTCACGGGCCGATTCTCTCCGCTCGTGTGCTCACACATAAGAACTGTGGATTTGTCAACTTTGAGAGAGTGGAGAGTGCAGTCtctgccaaggccagcatGAATGGCAAGGAGATCTTCCCTGGCGCAGGTCCAATCCGAATCAACTTTGCAAAGCCCCCTTCTGCTTCCAACACTCCGGGACATGATGGAGCCTTTCCTTCACCTAGCCCTGATCCTTATGGAAAGACTCAAGACATTGGCAAGGGAGCCTTGGCCGCCGGGCCTGGGGAGAGCGCatcggctgctgctggagcgctTACTAGCGCCACGCCCACCTTGCCTCCTTTGCGTGACATGGTGACGGATATCCTCGACATCGTCGGAGAATTCGGCGCCACTGATGAAGACAAGGCTCGAATCTCCAAGACTCTGCAATCTGCAGTCCAGTACAACTCCTATGTAGAAGAGATTCCTCCCGTTCGGGAGCCAACCCATACAAGAGTCCATGATGCCCCCAAGCTGAGAGACATTCGCAAGCGAATTGATAACCAAATGCTCTCGCAAGCAGAGATTGAAAGCATCGCCGTTGACATGCTTCCCGAGATTGCCGAGCTCTCATCTGATTATCTCGGCAACACGGTTGTTCAGAAGCTATTTGACCACTGTTCCGACCAGTTGAGGGATGCAATGCTCGCCGAGATCGCGCCTCATCTGGCCGAGATTGGCATTCACAAGAACGGCACGTGGGCGGCTCAGAAGATCATTGACGTATGCAAGACCCCTAGCCAGCTCTCCATCATTGTTGAAAACCTTCGACCCTACGCTGTCCCTCTCTTCCTGGACCAATATGGCAACTACGTCCTACAGGGATGCCTCAAGTTCGGCGCCCCTTACACCGATTTCATCTTCGAGGCTATGCTCAGCCGAATGTGGGAGGTTTCCCAAGGCCGCTATGGCGCTCGAGCCATGAGGGCCTGCCTGGAGAGCCACCATGCAACAAAGGATCAGCAGAGAATGTTggccgctgccattgcgcTGCACAGTGTCCAGCTTGCAACTAATGCTAACGGCGCACTTCTGCTGACCTGGTTCCTGGATACTTGCACCTTCTCCAACCGTCGTCACGTTCTCTCCCCCCGGTTGATCCCGTACCTGGTACCCTTGTGCACCCACAAGGTCGCCTATCTCACAGTCCTCAAGGTCATTAACCAGAAGAATGAGACTGAGGCCCGGGACAATATTCTAAagcgcctcttcatctcccccaATGACCAGGTGCTTGAGGCTATCCTTAGCGACCAGGCTTGTGGCGCCACGTTTATTTTCAAGGTCCTCACGACGCCCTTCTTTGAGGAGACTATGCGCCTTGAGGTCACAGAAAATGTCAAGAATGTTTTGGTTAGAATCAAGGCACAGGCAAACCAGGGGTACAAGCGTCTCATGGACGAGGTGGGCCTCTCAACTCGAACGGCTGGGCCAAATCGAGATGCCAGCACCCATGCCGAGCAGCGCCAGAGACCTACCTCCTCAAGGCAAACCAATGGGCAGCAGCACGGCCAGCAAGGTGGTCAGCCTAACAAGGCCTTCTACAACGGCACCTCGGGTGGTTCTTCAAACTATGAAACCGGTCACACCCAGCAAAGAGGCGATAATGCCGATTCCGGAGCTCCCCCTTATCCGGCCTTCAACCAGGGGATGATGTACAATGGGCCCAACGGACCGATGCCTCCTGCTATGGGTGTCCCACAGCTGCAATATCAGCAGGGCATGATGAATCGAGGAAACCCGCAGATGAATTATCCATTCCCCCCGATGCAGCCTGGATTTGGTGGCTACGGCAACCCTGGTCAACCAGTTGATCAATATCGTCAGCAAAATATGCCCAATGGAAGCCCAATGCAACCTCCTGCTGGTGGTCAGCCACCTTATGGCCCGCCTCCTGGCTTTGGTATGGTCGGCGGATACGGCTATGGTGGAAACATGGGAGGCATGCCCAACATGGGATATATGCAGCAACAAGAACAGGTCAATGGTAGACGCGGTCGTGTACGTCCCTCATCTTCGAACCGGCAGGGCCGCAACAATTACTAA
- a CDS encoding protein kinase domain-containing protein, whose product MAQHSVYSANQFMNPGPAPQPPDRPRLALTPNPNLPGSMANMAISPIRSTATSTYTGSTISLPIARQQTNNTDGMGGVAVRKEGWASIKENKNLFQPWKNKYLILRKEAIDFHKTEGGKVAYSLLLKDVTNVGRVEAAGNIFEIKRRADGSSSSPGDDDGENNKALHIKVKTEDDLYEWIDFIYGACPGMGGVSNPTNFSHAVHVGFDPQTGEFVGLPPEWSKLLNSSAITKEDYERNPQAVFEVLDFYTTDLAKKNDDQFGGMPPGAMQNKPMGMGGGGSSVAPPRPPPPGSSSSQYSPGGQRRPEPPRQQMQTSSPTYTSASDAARDEQRRRQREAEDRERREMEEYNASLPKNKVPMSQQEIGGGYGGSGPSAADRFNPSRAAPPAPKAAQPINGLKAQRPAPAPPTAAAGRPPVVPQSSSSSVPRAPAARNESPSSRAPNGAAQAPQQRQPQAQPQAARLPAPVKPLNVSKVNQSQPQSEPKAPEPAPKQTPAERKQDVRMSTMSENEVMAKLKEAVSKEDPNLSYSKQKKIGQGASGSVYVAKIKDTAVGVAREFLRQQGPRAQVAIKQMDLAHQPRKELIVNEIMVMKDNRHKNIVNFLDAFLRNNNAELWVVMEFMEGGALTDVIDNNPSISEEQISTICHETCRGLQHLHAQSIIHRDIKSDNVLLDARGNVKITDFGFCAKLTEAKSKRATMVGTPYWMAPEVVKQKEYGPKVDIWSLGIMAIEMIESEPPYLNEEPLKALYLIATNGTPRLKKPEKLSKELKAFLSVCLCVDVKSRASADELLAHDFLQHGSGLASLAELLAFKRNAK is encoded by the exons ATGGCTCAGCACAG TGTTTACTCGGCCAACCAGTTTATGAATCCCGGCCCTGCACCCCAGCCTCCCGACAGACCGCGTCTTGCCTTGACTCCTAACCCCAATCTTCCGGGCAGCATGGCGAACATGGCAATCTCCCCAATTCGCAGCACCGCGACGTCTACATACACTGGCTCtaccatctctctccccatCGCTCGCCAGCAGACTAACAACACAGACGGAATGGGCGGTGTCGCTGTGAGAAAGGAGGGATGGGCCTCGatcaaggaaaacaagaacCTTTTCCAACCTTGGAAGAACAAGTACTTGATCCTCCGTAAGGAGGCCATAGACTTTCACAAGACTGAAGGTGGCAAGGTCGCATACTCCCTCCTTCTCAAGGATGTCACCAACGTCGGCAGAGTCGAGGCCGCAGGCAACATCTTTGAGATCAAGCGGAGAGCAGACGGATCGTCCTCCAGCCCTGGTGACGACGACGGGGAGAACAACAAGGCGCTTCATATCAAGGTCAAGACCGAAGATGACCTGTACGAATGGATCGACTTCATCTACGGTGCCTGCCCAGGCATGGGCGGCGTGAGCAACCCGACCAACTTCTCGCACGCCGTCCACGTCGGCTTCGACCCGCAGACCGGAGAGTTTGTTGGCTTGCCGCCGGAATGGTCTAAGCTGCTCAACTCTTCGGCCATCACAAAGGAAGATTACGAACGCAATCCCCAGGCTGTTTTCGAAGTCTTGGACTTTTATACCACAGATCTCGCCAAGAAGAACGATGACCAGTTCGGCGGCATGCCGCCAGGGGCAATGCAAAACAAGCCAATGGGtatgggcggcggcggctcttCAGTTGCACCTCCTCGCCCGCCTCCccctggcagcagcagctctcaGTACAGCCCTGGTGGCCAGAGACGTCCTGAGCCGCCAcgccagcagatgcaaacCTCGTCACCGACCTACACCTCGGCAAGCGATGCTGCCAGGGATgagcaaagaagacgacagcGCGAGGCAGAAGACCGAGAGCGTCGCGAGATGGAAGAGTACAACGCGTCTCTCCCCAAGAACAAGGTCCCAATGTCCCAGCAAGAGATTGGTGGTGGCTATGGAGGCTCAGGCCCATCCGCTGCCGACCGATTCAACCCATCCAGGGCAGCTCCCCCTGCACCCAAGGCCGCTCAGCCGATTAATGGTCTGAAAGCTCAGCGACCGGCACCTGCACCACCGACTGCTGCCGCCGGACGACCTCCCGTCGTCCCTCAGTCTAGCTCAAGCTCTGTGCCCAGAGCCCCGGCAGCGCGTAACGAGAGCCCCAGCTCGCGAGCTCCCAACGGTGCTGCCCAGGCACCCCAGCAAAGACAGCCTCAAGCTCAGCCTCAAGCTGCTCGTCTGCCCGCCCCTGTCAAGCCTCTTAACGTCTCCAAGGTCAACCAGAGCCAGCCGCAGAGCGAGCCCAAGGCACCTGAGCCTGCGCCCAAGCAGACTCCTGCTGAACGCAAGCAGGATGTACGCATGTCAACTATGTCAGAGAATGAGgtcatggccaagctgaAGGAGGCCGTCTCCAAAGAAGACCCCAACCTCTCCTACTctaagcagaagaagatcggTCAGGGTGCCTCTGGCTCGGTATATGTTGCCAAGATCAAAGACACCGCCGTGGGTGTGGCTCGCGAATTCCTCCGCCAGCAAGGACCCAGAGCGCAGGTGGCCATTAAGCAGATGGATCTCGCCCATCAGCCTAGAAAAGAGCTGATTGTGAACGAGATCATGGTCATGAAGGACAACCGCCACAAGAACATTGTCAACTTCCTTGATGCTTTCCTCCGAAACAACAACGCGGAACTTTGGGTTGTCATGGAATTCATGGAGGGAGGTGCCTTGACTGATGTCATTGACAACAACCCCTCAATATCAGAGGAGCAGATTTCTACCATTTGCCACGAG ACTTGCCGAGGCTTGCAGCACTTGCACGCTCAGAGCATCATCCATCGTGATATCAAGAGTGACAATGTCTTGTTGGATGCCCGAGGAAACGTCAAGATTA CTGATTTCGGTTTCTGTGCCAAGTTGACAGAAGCCAAGTCCAAGAGAGCCACCATGGTCGGAACACCCTACTGGATGGCACCCGAGGTTGTCAAGCAGAAAGAATACGGCCCTAAGGTTGATATCTGGTCTCTGGGTATCATGGCAATTGAGATGATCGAGTCCGAGCCGCCTTACTTGAACGAAGAGCCCCTGAAGGCTCTTTACCTCATCGCCACCAACGGAACGCCCCGCCTCAAGAAGCccgagaagctgagcaaggagctcaaggcctTCCTTTCCGTCTGCCTGTGTGTCGACGTCAAGAGCAGAGCCTCTGCGGACGAGCTGTTGGCTCACGACTTCCTGCAGCATGGCAGCGGTCTCGCAAGCCTGGCCGAGCTTCTGGCTTTCAAGCGGAATGCGAAATAA